The following proteins are encoded in a genomic region of Alnus glutinosa chromosome 8, dhAlnGlut1.1, whole genome shotgun sequence:
- the LOC133876106 gene encoding uncharacterized protein LOC133876106: MPPSRRPLCDFNHVPRPEENGTEGPNAAEAWLIDIDVLYTTLGCTDEQKVQYLALQLTGEAGRWWNARKVLLGNETVITWEMFKVEYNRRFFPRSQRQLQAIEFQNLVQGNMTVEQYSARFMELARFAANLIPDEESKAERFENGLNPRIRERVICLEIKDYARLVEVASLAERGIQESAAVYDLKKRSKQQMTRPVKRLATGSGSRSNMGKNFPPIAKNQRTFCSKCSRTHEGDCRQGTSSCFKFGKPGHFLKDCPMNVAGGMKTQGSGTQARIYSLTPGGVEEEEDEGEEENANVVTGNRVLLANLAMFQMLGFDIILGMDWLSKYYANINCRKKEVIFRSPREEEFKFCGSRVQATPPFLSPIQVRQSIRSGAPAFLAYIKAEPEKERKLEDIPVVCEYPDVFAEVTTGLPPDREIEFAIDLMPRTQPIHKAPYRMAPSELKELKKQLEDLLDRGFIRPSVSPWGAPVLFVRKKDGSLRLCIDYRELN; this comes from the exons ATGCCTCCTAGCCGCCGTCCTCTCTGCGACTTTAACCATGTCCCTCGTCCTGAAGAAAATG gAACCGAAGGGCCAAATGCCGCGGAAGCATGGCTCATAGACATAGATGTGTTGTACACTACTCTCGGCTGTACAGACGAGCAGAAAGTTCAGTACCTCGCACTGCAGCTGACAGGTGAAGCTGGGAGATGGTGGAATGCCAGGAAAGTGCTACTCGGAAACGAAACAGTGATCACTTGGGAGATGTTCAAAGTGGAGTACAATCGGCGCTTTTTCCCTAGATCCCAAAGGCAACTCCAGGCAATAGAATTCCAGAATCTTGTTCAAGGTAACATGACCGTAGAACAATATTCCGCTAGATTTATGGAGCTAGCCAGGTTCGCGGCCAACCTCATTCCTGACGAAGAATCAAAGGCTGAACGATTCGAGAATGGTCTCAACCCTCGCATCAGGGAGAGGGTAATCTGTTTGGAAATAAAGGACTATGCTAGATTAGTGGAAGTTGCATCACTGGCTGAAAGGGGAATACAAGAATCGGCAGCGGTTTATGATTTGAAGAAACGTTCAAAGCAGCAGATGACACGCCCAGTTAAGAGGCTAGCCACTGGAAGCGGTTCTAGATCGAACATGGGTAAGAATTTCCCGCCAATAGCTAAAAACCAAAGAACTTTTTGCAGTAAATGCTCAAGGACACATGAAGGAGATTGTAGGCAGGGAACATCGTCTTGCTTTAAATTTGGTAAGCCCGGACATTTCTTGAAGGATTGCCCTATGAATGTTGCTGGAGGAATGAAGACTCAAGGAAGTGGAACTCAGGCCCGAATATATTCTCTCACGCCTGGAGGagtagaagaggaggaagatgaaggtgaagaagaaaatgCGAATGTAGTAACAG GAAATAGAGTTCTACTGGCAAACTTAGCAATGTTTcaaatgttaggttttgataTCATTTTAGGAATGGATTGGTTGTCGAAATACTATGCTAACATTaattgtagaaagaaagaagttattTTTCGCTCACCAAGAGAggaagaattcaaattttgtggATCTCGAGTTCAAGCTACTCCACCTTTTCTTTCCCCAATTCAAGTAAGACAGAGCATTAGAAGTGGTGCACCAGCATTTTTAGCTTATATTAAGGCTGAACCCGAAAAAGAACGTAAGCTAGAAGATATTCCTGTAGTGTGCGAATATCCAGATGTTTTTGCTGAGGTCACAACTGGATTGCCGCCTGATCGGGAGATTGAGTTCGCTATCGATCTGATGCCAAGAACTCAACCTATTCATAAAGCACCATATCGTATGGCACCATCAGAATTGAAGGAGCTAAAGAAGCAGCTTGAAGACTTGCTAGACCGGGGTTTCATTCGCCCTAGTGTCTCACCATGGGGAGCGCCAGTTTTGTTTGTAAGAAAGAAAGATGGATCTTTGCGGTTATGCATTGACTACCGCGAACTAAACTGA
- the LOC133876107 gene encoding uncharacterized protein LOC133876107, producing MGDLVYLKVSPMKGVVRFGQKRKLSPRFVGPFEVKEVVGPVAYKVELLPALSRIHNAFHVSTLRKHVHDPRHIVDFEPLQVQDDLRYEELAVQILDRKEQQLRTKTIPLVKVLWRNHNVEEAS from the coding sequence ATGGGTGACCTTGTGTATTTAAAGGTATCACCAATGAAGGGAGTGGTGCGGTTTGGCCAGAAAAGGAAACTGAGCCCAAGATTTGTAGGCCCTTTTGAAGTTAAAGAAGTTGTTGGCCCTGTGGCATACAAAGTTGAGCTACTGCCAGCCTTATCCAGAATTCACAACGCTTTCCATGTATCAACATTAAGGAAACATGTTCATGACCCGCGACATATTGTGGATTTTGAACCACTTCAAGTACAAGACGACCTCAGGTATGAGGAACTGGCAGTTCAAATTCTTGATCGCAAGGAACAACAATTAAGGACCAAAACTATACCTTTAGTTAAAGTCCTTTGGCGAAACCATAATGTTGAGGAAGCATCTTAG